Genomic window (Dictyoglomus thermophilum H-6-12):
ATCCTTCAAAAAACTTTTCCTCTCCAGGATAATGAGATTCAACAGTTTCAGCATTAACTAATTCTTCCACAAATCTTTCATATTCCTCTTTAGTCATAGGACAATTAAGATAGGCCTCTTCTCCTTTACCATAACGAGAAGCACTAAAGACCTTTTCATAATTTATACTATCTGCATAAATTATAGGCGATACAGCATCATAAAAATATAAAGAATCGGTATCAAGAATTTCTATTAAATGTTCAGCAAAATCTGATGAAGTTAAAGGCCCTGTAGCAACTATTACTATACCTTCTTCAGGTATTTTTTTAACTTCTTCCCTTATTACAGTGACATACGGACTTTCAAGTAATATCTCTTGAACTCTTTTAGCAAAAAGTTCTCTATCTACAGCAAGAGCCACTCCAGCAGGAACTCTTGTTTCTTCAGCTACTCTTAAAAGGAGTGAGTCTAACTTTTTCATTTCTTCTTTCAAAAGACCTGAAGCATTTGTTAACTCTGTAGATTTGAAAGAGTTACTACAAACGAGTTCAGCAAGATATTCTGTCTTATGAACTGGAGTTGTAACCACAGGTCTCATTTCATATATTTCAACGGGAATTTTCCTCTTAGCAAGTTGCCATGCTGCCTCTGACCCAGCAAGCCCTCCTCCTATTATTTTGACTTTTTCCATCTTTTCCTCCTCCCTACCCAAACGATATAATTGCAATTTTCATTACTACATTTCTTAAACCCATTTCCCTTTAGTAAAACACTTCCACATTGAGGACATTTTTCATCTAATGGTTCATAAGGTGAAGCAAAACTACAATTAGGATAATTTATACAACCCCAAAACACCTTTCCTGTTTTTCTTGCTTTCTTCTTTACTACAATCCCGCCACATAATGGACATTTACCATGAGCTTCTTCATATATAGGCTTTGTATACTTACACTCAGGATATGCGGAACAAGCATAATATTTTCCATGTTTATTTTCTCTTATAACTAGTTCTCTACCACAGATAGGACAAAACTCATCAGTTTTTTCCACCACCTGAATTTTTCCAAAATTTTTAGATACTCTTTCAAGTTCCTCTTTAAATGAAGGATAGAATTTTTCTAATACTTCAATAGCTTTGACTTCGCCACTTTCTATCTTATCCAGATCTTCTTCCATTTTTGCAGTAAACTTTACATCAATAAGATGGGGAAACTGTTTTGTTAAAAATTCATTTACCACTTTTCCAAGAGTTGTAGGAACAAGCTCTTTCTTGCTAACTTCTACATATTTTCTCTCTTTCAAAGTTTCTATTATTGTAGCATAAGTACTTGGCCTTCCAATACCATATTTTTCAAGGGTC
Coding sequences:
- the trmFO gene encoding methylenetetrahydrofolate--tRNA-(uracil(54)-C(5))-methyltransferase (FADH(2)-oxidizing) TrmFO translates to MEKVKIIGGGLAGSEAAWQLAKRKIPVEIYEMRPVVTTPVHKTEYLAELVCSNSFKSTELTNASGLLKEEMKKLDSLLLRVAEETRVPAGVALAVDRELFAKRVQEILLESPYVTVIREEVKKIPEEGIVIVATGPLTSSDFAEHLIEILDTDSLYFYDAVSPIIYADSINYEKVFSASRYGKGEEAYLNCPMTKEEYERFVEELVNAETVESHYPGEEKFFEGCLPIEVLARRGIDTLRYGPMKPVGLIDPKTGKEPYAVVQLRPENIQKTLYSMVGFQTRLKFQEQRRIFRMIPGLENAEFARYGVMHRNTYFYAPKFLKPTLQFIKNERVFFAGQLIGVEGYMESAAMGIVAGINAARLYKGKPLIILPPTTMIGALISYVTTKVPVKQFQPMNANWGILLPLERPVKDKKLRNRLLAERALRDLDDVIRRFAINV